One genomic region from Vibrio cyclitrophicus encodes:
- a CDS encoding oxidative stress defense protein, whose amino-acid sequence MKFVPKMLATSLTLTAALSTVSFPSLANSPSFPHISTTGYGEVIATPDMATFSVRVVESTMTAEQAKNTVDKVVTGFLNKLHQAGVDEASVHSSNLYLSPQYHYPKDGKPELVGYRASRNVTVQVNELANLNEYMDIAIGQGINQIDNIQLQVRDQAKYQEQARLEAIKDARSKAKSLASGFERELGDVWRVDYNAQSSQPVLMRSMAMDARTESNSYEDSTITIRDRVNVIYQLEE is encoded by the coding sequence ATGAAGTTTGTACCAAAGATGTTAGCAACGTCTCTTACTCTTACTGCTGCGTTGAGTACTGTGAGTTTTCCATCATTGGCTAACTCACCATCTTTTCCGCATATCTCAACGACGGGCTACGGTGAAGTGATCGCAACACCAGATATGGCGACATTTTCCGTGAGAGTCGTAGAATCGACGATGACAGCTGAACAGGCTAAAAATACCGTTGATAAAGTGGTGACTGGTTTTCTTAACAAGCTGCATCAAGCTGGTGTAGATGAGGCGAGTGTGCACAGCTCGAACCTCTATTTATCGCCTCAGTACCATTACCCTAAAGATGGTAAGCCTGAATTGGTGGGCTATAGAGCTTCACGTAATGTGACAGTTCAAGTGAATGAGTTAGCAAATCTCAATGAGTATATGGATATTGCTATTGGGCAGGGCATTAACCAGATCGATAACATCCAGCTTCAAGTTCGTGACCAAGCTAAGTATCAAGAGCAAGCGCGTTTAGAAGCAATCAAAGATGCAAGATCAAAAGCCAAATCATTAGCGAGCGGTTTTGAACGAGAGTTAGGTGACGTTTGGCGCGTAGATTACAACGCACAATCTTCTCAGCCTGTATTGATGCGTTCAATGGCGATGGATGCAAGAACCGAGTCGAATTCTTATGAAGATTCGACGATCACCATTCGTGACCGAGTGAATGTGATCTACCAACTAGAAGAGTAG
- a CDS encoding phosphoglycerate kinase, translating into MSVIKMTDLELAGKRVFIRADLNVPVKDGKVTSDARILASLPTIKLCLEAGAKVMVTSHLGRPTEGEYNEEFSLAPVVNYLNDALDCEVKLAKDYVNGLELNAGELVVLENVRFNKGEKKNEEALSKQYAALCDIFVMDAFGTAHRAQASTHGVGTYAPVACAGPLLAAELEALGKAMDNPARPLVAIVGGSKVSTKLTVLESLSKIADQLVVGGGIANTFIAAEGHNVGKSLYEADLVETAKKLMKECAIPVATDVACAKAFDENAEAEIKHVSEVQDDDMIFDLGPDSTAALAEIIGNAKTILWNGPVGVFEFKNFEAGTAGISKAIAESAGFSVAGGGDTLAAIDKFGIKADVSYISTGGGAFLEFVEGKVLPAVAMLEERAKA; encoded by the coding sequence ATGTCTGTGATCAAGATGACTGACCTGGAACTTGCAGGTAAACGCGTATTTATTCGTGCTGACCTAAACGTACCAGTAAAAGACGGTAAAGTAACTTCAGATGCACGTATCCTTGCATCTCTACCAACTATCAAACTTTGCCTAGAAGCTGGCGCAAAAGTTATGGTTACTTCTCACCTTGGTCGTCCTACTGAAGGCGAATACAACGAAGAGTTCTCTCTAGCACCTGTAGTTAACTACCTAAACGACGCACTAGACTGCGAAGTTAAGCTAGCGAAAGATTACGTTAACGGCCTAGAGCTAAACGCTGGTGAACTAGTTGTTCTTGAAAACGTTCGCTTTAACAAAGGCGAGAAGAAAAACGAAGAAGCACTTTCTAAGCAGTACGCTGCACTATGTGACATCTTTGTAATGGATGCATTCGGTACAGCTCACCGTGCACAAGCTTCTACTCACGGTGTTGGTACTTATGCACCTGTAGCATGTGCTGGTCCTCTTCTAGCTGCTGAACTTGAAGCTCTTGGCAAAGCAATGGACAACCCGGCTCGTCCACTAGTTGCTATCGTTGGTGGTTCTAAAGTTTCTACTAAACTAACGGTTCTAGAGTCTCTTTCTAAAATTGCTGACCAACTTGTTGTTGGTGGTGGTATCGCAAACACGTTCATCGCTGCTGAAGGCCACAACGTAGGTAAGTCTCTATACGAAGCAGACCTAGTTGAGACAGCTAAGAAGCTAATGAAAGAGTGTGCTATTCCAGTAGCAACTGACGTTGCATGTGCTAAAGCTTTCGATGAAAACGCTGAAGCTGAAATCAAGCACGTTTCTGAAGTTCAAGACGACGACATGATTTTCGACCTTGGTCCAGATTCAACGGCTGCTCTTGCTGAAATCATCGGCAATGCAAAAACTATCCTTTGGAACGGCCCTGTAGGCGTATTCGAATTTAAGAACTTCGAAGCGGGTACTGCTGGTATCTCTAAAGCAATCGCTGAATCTGCAGGTTTCTCTGTAGCCGGTGGTGGTGACACGCTAGCAGCTATCGACAAGTTCGGTATCAAAGCTGACGTTTCTTACATCTCTACTGGTGGTGGCGCTTTCCTTGAGTTCGTTGAAGGTAAAGTACTTCCTGCAGTAGCAATGCTTGAAGAGCGTGCTAAAGCATAA
- the ubiH gene encoding 2-octaprenyl-6-methoxyphenyl hydroxylase, whose translation MAQYDVVIAGGAMAGATLALALNQLSQGSLSIAVVEPYQVNHQAHPGFDSRSIALSYGTVQILDSLHLWQAIAPVATPIKDIHVSDRSHAGMTDIYSEELAVDALGYVVELADVGRIYQQKLESEATITMLCPESVSNVVRDEALTTIELTSGKTVTTKLLVAADGAISTCCQQLNIPLSEHDFEQVAVIANIVASEPHQGRAFERFTHHGPVALLPMNDNRLSLVWCLSPEQAHQVMALNDDEFLEQLQNDFGWRLGRLKKVGKRANYPLILRHRQQNISHRFAIIGNAAQTLHPIAGQGFNLGIRDVASLAEELCSQLDDVGRYTGLVNFRKRREQDRDTTITLTSSLVHLFSNDFLTARIGRNLGLAVIDNLPPLKGPLLRHTLGLVER comes from the coding sequence ATGGCTCAGTATGATGTTGTAATTGCTGGTGGTGCAATGGCAGGGGCTACGTTAGCTCTTGCTCTGAACCAATTAAGTCAAGGTTCCTTGTCGATTGCGGTAGTGGAGCCTTATCAGGTTAACCATCAAGCTCATCCAGGGTTTGATTCTCGTTCGATTGCTTTGTCTTATGGCACGGTACAGATCCTCGATTCTTTGCACTTGTGGCAAGCTATTGCTCCGGTTGCGACTCCGATTAAAGATATTCACGTATCGGATCGAAGTCATGCCGGAATGACAGATATCTACAGTGAAGAGCTTGCGGTAGATGCACTTGGCTATGTGGTTGAATTGGCGGATGTGGGGCGAATCTATCAGCAAAAGCTTGAATCAGAAGCCACAATTACGATGCTTTGCCCTGAGTCTGTCAGTAACGTGGTACGTGATGAAGCACTAACTACCATTGAACTGACAAGTGGAAAGACAGTCACAACCAAATTATTGGTTGCTGCTGATGGTGCTATCTCAACCTGTTGCCAGCAACTGAATATACCATTGAGTGAACATGACTTTGAGCAAGTCGCTGTGATTGCTAATATTGTGGCGAGTGAACCCCATCAAGGTCGAGCATTTGAGCGTTTTACTCATCATGGGCCCGTCGCTCTATTACCGATGAATGACAACCGTTTGTCGCTGGTTTGGTGTTTGTCACCGGAACAAGCACATCAAGTTATGGCTTTAAACGATGACGAATTTCTTGAGCAGTTGCAGAATGACTTTGGTTGGCGACTTGGCCGATTAAAGAAGGTAGGCAAGCGTGCTAACTACCCATTGATTCTTCGCCACCGCCAACAAAATATTTCTCATCGATTCGCGATTATAGGTAATGCAGCTCAAACTCTTCACCCGATTGCCGGGCAAGGTTTTAACCTCGGTATTCGTGACGTCGCTTCATTAGCTGAAGAGCTGTGTTCTCAATTGGATGACGTGGGTCGTTATACCGGTCTTGTTAACTTTAGAAAGCGTAGAGAACAAGACAGAGATACCACGATAACGCTGACATCAAGCCTAGTCCACCTGTTTTCAAACGATTTTTTGACTGCTCGTATTGGGCGAAATCTTGGGTTAGCTGTCATCGATAACCTCCCACCTCTTAAAGGTCCACTTTTGCGTCATACGCTTGGCCTAGTAGAAAGATAA
- the fbaA gene encoding class II fructose-bisphosphate aldolase, whose translation MSKIFDFVKPGVISGDDVQKVFEVAKENKFALPAVNVVGTDSVNAVLEAAAKVKAPVVVQFSNGGAAFFAGKGVKLEGQGAQVLGAVAGAKYVHAVAEAYGVPVILHTDHAAKKLLPWIDGLLDAGEEFFAQTGKPLFSSHMLDLSEESLEENIETCAKYLERMAKMNMTIEIELGCTGGEEDGVDNSDMDASELYTSPEDVAYAYEKLMAVSPRFTIAASFGNVHGVYQAGNVVLTPTILRDSQAYCAEKFGIAPNALNFVFHGGSGSSEAEIQESIGYGVIKMNIDTDTQWATWDGIRQYSADNFDFLQGQIGNPTGEAAPNKKYYDPRVWLRAGQASMVARLEKAFADLNAVDVL comes from the coding sequence ATGTCTAAGATCTTCGATTTTGTAAAACCTGGTGTGATTTCTGGCGATGACGTACAGAAAGTATTTGAAGTAGCAAAAGAAAACAAATTTGCTCTTCCTGCTGTAAACGTTGTTGGTACTGACTCTGTAAACGCAGTACTAGAAGCAGCTGCTAAAGTTAAAGCTCCAGTAGTTGTTCAGTTCTCTAACGGTGGCGCTGCATTCTTCGCAGGTAAAGGCGTTAAACTTGAAGGTCAAGGCGCACAAGTTCTTGGCGCTGTAGCTGGTGCAAAATATGTACACGCTGTAGCTGAAGCTTACGGTGTTCCAGTTATCCTGCACACTGACCACGCTGCTAAGAAACTTCTTCCATGGATCGACGGTCTACTAGACGCTGGTGAAGAGTTCTTCGCACAAACTGGTAAGCCTCTATTCTCTTCTCACATGCTAGACCTTTCTGAAGAGTCTCTAGAAGAGAACATCGAAACATGTGCTAAGTACCTAGAGCGCATGGCTAAAATGAACATGACAATCGAGATCGAACTTGGTTGTACTGGTGGTGAAGAAGACGGCGTTGATAACTCTGATATGGACGCATCTGAGCTTTACACTTCTCCAGAAGACGTAGCATACGCATACGAGAAACTAATGGCTGTTAGCCCACGTTTCACTATTGCTGCTTCTTTCGGTAACGTACACGGTGTTTACCAAGCTGGTAACGTTGTACTTACTCCAACTATCCTACGTGACTCTCAAGCATACTGTGCAGAGAAGTTCGGTATTGCACCTAACGCTCTAAACTTCGTATTCCACGGTGGTTCTGGTTCTTCTGAAGCAGAAATCCAAGAGTCTATCGGCTACGGTGTTATCAAAATGAACATCGATACTGATACACAGTGGGCAACTTGGGATGGTATCCGTCAGTACTCTGCTGACAACTTCGACTTCCTACAAGGTCAAATTGGTAACCCAACTGGCGAAGCTGCTCCAAACAAGAAGTACTACGATCCACGCGTATGGCTACGTGCTGGTCAAGCTTCAATGGTTGCTCGTCTAGAGAAAGCATTTGCTGACCTTAACGCTGTAGACGTACTATAA
- the mscS gene encoding small-conductance mechanosensitive channel MscS, with amino-acid sequence MADSSTAIETPLVDGLSHAEQWLTNNSDLFIQYGVNIISALIILFIGNIIVKAIANSVSKVLEKKKMDRAVVEFIHGLVRYLLFVIVLIAALGRLGVQTASVVAVIGAAGLAVGLALQGSLSNFAAGVLIVAFRPFKSGDYVEIGGVAGSVDSIQIFQTILTTPDNKMVVVPNGSVIGSPITNYSRHATRRIDLMIGVSYNADLQKTKALLTKICESDERVLKEPGVQVGVHTLADSSVNFVVRPWVSTADYWSVYFDLMQAIKEGLDNEGIEIPFPQMDVHMNKVEA; translated from the coding sequence ATGGCTGATAGTTCGACAGCAATTGAAACCCCACTTGTGGACGGCTTGTCTCACGCTGAGCAGTGGTTAACAAATAATTCAGACCTATTTATCCAATATGGCGTAAATATCATTTCTGCACTGATAATTTTATTTATCGGTAACATCATCGTTAAAGCAATAGCGAATAGCGTGTCCAAGGTTCTTGAGAAGAAGAAAATGGACCGAGCTGTTGTGGAGTTTATCCACGGTTTAGTTCGTTACTTGTTGTTTGTTATTGTTCTTATTGCTGCACTTGGTCGTCTAGGTGTTCAAACTGCATCTGTGGTCGCTGTTATTGGTGCTGCTGGTTTAGCGGTAGGTCTTGCACTACAAGGTTCGCTATCTAATTTTGCTGCCGGTGTACTTATTGTTGCATTCCGTCCATTCAAGTCAGGTGACTATGTAGAGATTGGTGGTGTAGCAGGTTCGGTTGATTCTATTCAAATCTTCCAAACAATCCTAACAACGCCAGACAACAAAATGGTTGTAGTACCTAACGGCAGTGTTATCGGTAGTCCAATCACAAACTACTCTCGTCATGCGACGCGACGTATTGATCTAATGATTGGTGTTTCTTACAACGCTGATCTTCAGAAGACAAAAGCGCTACTGACTAAGATCTGTGAATCTGATGAGCGTGTACTAAAAGAACCTGGCGTTCAAGTTGGTGTTCATACACTTGCTGATTCTTCAGTTAATTTCGTAGTTCGTCCATGGGTTAGCACGGCTGACTACTGGAGTGTTTATTTCGACCTGATGCAAGCAATCAAAGAAGGCTTGGATAATGAAGGCATCGAAATTCCATTCCCGCAAATGGATGTACACATGAATAAAGTAGAAGCTTAA
- the zapA gene encoding cell division protein ZapA, whose protein sequence is MSNQAVDVEILGKLTRVNCPPGQEESLIAAAADLDNRLKEMAERTKVTNEVKLLTIAALNICYELQTKKFEANDEQNALTERMEQLTTSLSDVLSKVKHGQQ, encoded by the coding sequence ATGAGTAATCAAGCGGTAGACGTTGAAATATTAGGAAAACTGACTCGAGTGAATTGTCCCCCAGGGCAAGAAGAGTCATTGATTGCAGCGGCGGCCGATCTTGATAATCGATTGAAAGAGATGGCTGAACGTACTAAGGTAACCAATGAAGTGAAGCTGCTAACGATTGCAGCTCTGAATATTTGCTACGAATTACAAACCAAGAAGTTTGAAGCAAATGACGAACAAAACGCACTGACCGAGCGAATGGAACAGCTCACGACATCACTTTCAGATGTTCTCAGTAAAGTTAAGCACGGACAGCAATAG
- a CDS encoding 5-formyltetrahydrofolate cyclo-ligase, whose protein sequence is MKTLTRSEFRKQIRIKRNALSGEQQTQSAIDLVKQCSQLNEIQSAQHIALYISIDGELDTQPLVEWLWAQGKQTYLPVLHPFSAGHLLFLHYSPTTPTVLNKYGIVEPQLNKLLVKPCQQLDLILTPLVGFDSHGHRLGMGGGYYDRTLAKWFETGEGATPIGLAHDCQHVDTLPIEEWDIPLPKIVTPSKTWQWENNH, encoded by the coding sequence ATGAAGACGCTCACACGCAGCGAATTTCGCAAACAGATCCGTATCAAACGCAATGCCTTATCTGGCGAACAACAAACTCAATCCGCCATCGACTTAGTAAAGCAATGTTCTCAACTCAATGAGATTCAGTCAGCTCAACATATTGCCCTCTATATCTCCATTGATGGCGAACTCGATACTCAGCCTTTAGTCGAATGGTTATGGGCGCAAGGTAAGCAAACTTATTTACCAGTATTACACCCCTTCTCTGCCGGACATCTTCTGTTCCTGCACTACTCGCCAACCACACCCACTGTGTTGAATAAATACGGTATTGTCGAACCTCAGCTCAATAAATTGCTCGTTAAGCCGTGCCAACAACTAGACCTTATTCTTACGCCCCTTGTCGGCTTTGACTCCCATGGCCATCGCCTAGGTATGGGCGGCGGATATTACGATCGCACCTTGGCGAAGTGGTTCGAGACAGGGGAAGGCGCAACTCCCATTGGTTTAGCTCATGATTGCCAGCATGTTGATACCCTACCGATTGAAGAATGGGACATTCCGTTACCTAAAATCGTGACTCCGAGTAAAACTTGGCAATGGGAAAACAACCATTAA
- a CDS encoding YecA/YgfB family protein yields the protein MSETTLPDYLTVATELQSASLAVTPAEMHGLLTGMLSGGLNLTDKSWQPLIFDYTNEGMGWPDRALTLAEATLKVTTSEITGSGMELSMLLPDEDASASLFDLADGVSDWINHFISGLGLVGAQLNKASDGTKEALADLEEMAKLGIDEEDDLEEQAQLLEHVIEHVKACALTIHAEFGARPSEDVAPTIH from the coding sequence ATGAGCGAAACTACTTTACCTGACTACCTAACGGTTGCGACTGAACTTCAATCGGCAAGTCTAGCCGTAACCCCTGCTGAGATGCATGGTTTATTAACGGGTATGTTGAGCGGAGGCTTAAACCTAACAGATAAAAGCTGGCAACCACTTATCTTTGATTACACCAACGAAGGTATGGGATGGCCAGATCGTGCTTTGACATTAGCGGAAGCGACACTAAAAGTAACGACCAGTGAAATCACAGGTTCAGGTATGGAACTATCTATGTTGCTGCCTGATGAAGATGCAAGTGCAAGCTTGTTTGATTTGGCGGATGGCGTTTCTGACTGGATTAACCACTTTATTTCTGGTTTAGGTCTGGTTGGCGCTCAATTAAACAAAGCGTCTGACGGTACTAAAGAAGCATTAGCTGATCTTGAAGAGATGGCAAAGCTCGGTATCGACGAAGAAGATGATCTAGAAGAGCAAGCACAGTTGCTAGAGCATGTTATTGAGCACGTAAAAGCGTGTGCATTGACAATTCATGCTGAATTCGGTGCTCGCCCATCTGAAGATGTGGCTCCAACCATTCATTAA
- the serA gene encoding phosphoglycerate dehydrogenase, protein MAKVSLEKEKIKILLLEGLHPSSVEVLQAAGYTNIEYHKGSLPEDELLEAVKDAHFIGIRSRTNISQEVIDAAEKLVAVGCFCIGTNQVNLQAAAKRGIPVFNAPFSNTRSVAELVLGQVLLLLRGIPEKNALAHRGIWKKSADNSNEARGKRLGIIGYGHIGTQLGIIAENLGMRVYFYDIENKLSLGNATQVHTMTELLNKCDVISLHVPETNETKNMMGKEEFERMKPGSIFINAARGTVVDIPALCGALDSGHLSGAAIDVFPTEPKTNTDPFESPLMQFDNVILTPHVGGSTQEAQENIGVEVAGKLAKYSDNGSTLSSVNFPEVSLPLHTGTSRLLHIHENHPGILTQINTIFAEEGINIAGQYLQTAADMGYVVIDVEANRSEEALLKLKEIEGTIRARLLH, encoded by the coding sequence ATGGCCAAAGTTTCACTGGAAAAAGAAAAGATTAAAATTCTACTTCTGGAAGGTCTTCACCCTTCTTCTGTAGAAGTACTGCAAGCCGCTGGTTACACAAATATTGAGTACCATAAAGGCTCGCTACCTGAAGATGAACTTCTTGAAGCAGTTAAAGATGCTCATTTCATTGGTATCCGTTCTCGCACAAACATCTCCCAAGAAGTGATTGATGCAGCTGAAAAGCTAGTTGCAGTCGGTTGTTTCTGTATTGGTACTAACCAAGTCAATCTTCAAGCGGCAGCAAAACGCGGTATTCCTGTTTTCAATGCTCCGTTCTCAAACACTCGAAGCGTGGCTGAGCTGGTTCTTGGCCAGGTTCTACTACTATTACGTGGTATTCCTGAAAAGAACGCACTTGCTCACCGCGGCATTTGGAAAAAGAGTGCCGATAACTCAAACGAAGCTCGTGGTAAGCGTCTCGGTATTATTGGTTACGGCCACATTGGTACTCAGCTGGGGATTATTGCGGAAAACCTTGGCATGCGCGTTTACTTTTACGATATTGAAAACAAACTATCTCTAGGTAACGCAACTCAAGTCCATACCATGACTGAATTGCTGAATAAGTGTGACGTGATCTCTTTACACGTACCTGAAACCAATGAAACGAAGAACATGATGGGTAAAGAAGAGTTCGAGCGCATGAAGCCTGGCTCTATCTTTATCAATGCAGCACGCGGTACTGTAGTCGATATTCCGGCTCTGTGTGGTGCTCTAGATTCTGGTCACCTTTCAGGTGCAGCAATTGATGTATTCCCAACAGAACCAAAAACCAATACCGACCCATTTGAGTCGCCATTGATGCAATTCGATAACGTGATTCTTACTCCTCATGTAGGTGGTTCAACACAAGAAGCACAAGAGAATATCGGTGTAGAAGTTGCAGGTAAGTTGGCTAAATACTCAGATAACGGTTCAACACTATCAAGCGTTAACTTCCCAGAGGTATCATTGCCACTGCATACAGGTACTTCTCGCCTACTTCACATTCACGAAAACCACCCAGGAATCCTAACTCAAATTAATACCATCTTCGCTGAAGAAGGGATTAACATCGCAGGTCAGTACTTACAGACTGCAGCAGATATGGGTTATGTGGTTATTGATGTAGAAGCAAACCGTTCAGAAGAAGCACTGCTTAAGTTGAAAGAAATTGAAGGCACAATCCGCGCTCGTTTACTTCACTAA
- the rpiA gene encoding ribose-5-phosphate isomerase RpiA, with product MTQDEMKKAAGWAALQYVEEGSIVGVGTGSTVNHFIDALGTMKDKIKGAVSSSVASTEKLEALEIKVFECNDVFKLDIYVDGADEINGSRDMIKGGGAALTREKIVAAISDKFICIVDGTKAVDVLGKFPLPVEVIPMARSYVARELVKLGGDPVYREGCTTDNGNVILDVYGMAIENPKQLEDIINGIAGVVTVGLFAHRGADVVITGTPEGAKIEE from the coding sequence ATGACTCAAGATGAAATGAAAAAAGCAGCTGGCTGGGCAGCACTTCAATATGTTGAAGAAGGCAGCATTGTCGGCGTAGGTACTGGCTCTACAGTAAATCACTTCATCGACGCACTTGGCACAATGAAAGACAAAATCAAAGGTGCGGTTTCAAGCTCTGTAGCCTCTACTGAAAAATTAGAAGCACTAGAAATCAAAGTTTTTGAGTGCAACGACGTGTTCAAACTAGACATCTATGTCGACGGCGCAGATGAGATTAACGGTTCACGTGACATGATCAAAGGCGGCGGCGCTGCACTGACCCGTGAAAAAATCGTAGCGGCGATCTCTGATAAGTTTATTTGTATTGTTGACGGTACTAAAGCCGTTGATGTATTGGGTAAATTCCCACTGCCTGTTGAAGTTATCCCGATGGCACGTTCATACGTTGCACGTGAACTAGTAAAACTTGGTGGTGACCCAGTTTACCGCGAAGGCTGCACAACCGATAACGGCAATGTGATCTTAGATGTTTACGGCATGGCCATCGAAAATCCAAAACAACTGGAAGATATCATCAATGGTATCGCAGGTGTGGTGACGGTTGGTCTTTTTGCTCACCGTGGTGCTGATGTGGTAATCACTGGCACACCTGAAGGTGCAAAAATCGAAGAATAA
- a CDS encoding LysR family transcriptional regulator ArgP → MRGLDYKWIEALDAVVKQRSFERAAEQLYISQSAVSQRIKQLEKWIAQPALVRENPPRPTPAGKKLLGLYRRVRLLEHELVPELMNEEGSQPLSISIATNADSLATWLLPALSDVMTSRQVELNLAIHGESRTIEKIKSGEVAGAISLESQAIPGCSADYLGRMDYVCVSSPDFHERYFSEGVNYVTLSKAPAVSYDQYDDLHKKFLHDHFNVPRDSVINHTVGSSEAFVRLALSGVAYCLIPRLQIIEELESGALIDITPGFLLSYRIYWHHWQLESGVLKEISQAILSYTHNHLPQ, encoded by the coding sequence ATGCGTGGGTTGGACTATAAGTGGATAGAAGCACTCGATGCTGTGGTAAAACAACGCAGTTTCGAAAGGGCCGCTGAGCAGTTATATATTTCTCAATCAGCGGTGTCACAGCGTATCAAGCAGCTCGAAAAGTGGATAGCACAGCCGGCTTTAGTGAGAGAAAATCCACCAAGGCCGACACCGGCAGGTAAAAAGCTTTTGGGTTTATATCGTCGAGTTCGCTTACTAGAGCATGAGCTTGTACCTGAGCTAATGAATGAAGAGGGTTCTCAACCATTATCGATCTCTATCGCAACCAACGCTGATAGCTTAGCAACTTGGTTGTTACCAGCATTATCGGATGTAATGACGTCGCGTCAGGTTGAATTGAATCTTGCGATTCATGGTGAATCGAGAACCATTGAGAAGATTAAAAGCGGTGAGGTTGCAGGGGCGATCAGTTTAGAGTCCCAAGCGATTCCGGGCTGCAGTGCAGACTATCTGGGTAGGATGGATTATGTGTGTGTATCTAGTCCGGATTTCCATGAACGCTATTTTTCTGAGGGTGTAAATTACGTAACGCTCAGTAAAGCTCCGGCTGTTTCTTATGATCAATACGATGATCTACATAAGAAGTTTTTGCATGATCATTTTAATGTGCCGAGAGACAGTGTGATAAACCATACGGTTGGCAGTTCAGAAGCATTTGTTCGCTTGGCGTTGTCGGGTGTCGCTTACTGCTTGATCCCTCGATTGCAAATTATTGAGGAGTTGGAATCTGGTGCTTTGATTGATATTACTCCCGGCTTCTTGTTGTCTTATCGAATCTATTGGCACCATTGGCAACTAGAGAGCGGGGTATTAAAAGAGATATCTCAAGCGATATTAAGCTATACCCACAATCACTTACCTCAGTAA
- a CDS encoding LysE/ArgO family amino acid transporter, whose protein sequence is MNFWVLLQGFGLGASMIIPIGAQNAYVLNQGIKRNHHLTTATICSLLDTLFISLGIFGGGAILSQNELLLTSVTLGGITFLTVYGLLSLRSAFRTRTSNESKGEILARGKRTVVLGALAVTVLNPHLYLDTVVILGSIGGQFEGNDRIAFAMGTILASFVWFYSLSLGAAKLGPTLSKPNVKKGIDIAVAAMMFAIAFVLANGLVEQYV, encoded by the coding sequence ATGAATTTTTGGGTTTTATTACAAGGTTTTGGTCTAGGGGCGAGCATGATCATCCCTATTGGCGCTCAAAATGCGTACGTCCTAAATCAAGGGATAAAGCGCAATCATCATTTAACGACAGCGACAATTTGTAGCCTGCTCGATACCTTATTTATCTCATTGGGTATTTTTGGCGGAGGAGCGATCCTTTCGCAAAATGAATTGTTGTTAACCTCTGTCACTTTGGGTGGTATTACCTTTCTAACGGTCTATGGGTTGTTATCACTACGTAGTGCATTTAGAACACGTACAAGTAATGAATCAAAGGGTGAGATACTGGCTCGTGGCAAGCGTACCGTTGTTTTAGGTGCGTTAGCGGTGACCGTGTTAAACCCGCACCTCTACTTGGATACCGTAGTGATTCTAGGTTCAATCGGTGGGCAATTTGAAGGTAATGACAGAATTGCGTTTGCTATGGGGACGATCTTGGCTTCATTCGTGTGGTTTTACTCATTGTCACTAGGCGCTGCAAAATTAGGCCCAACGCTATCTAAACCGAATGTTAAGAAAGGCATCGATATCGCAGTAGCGGCTATGATGTTTGCTATTGCGTTTGTACTTGCCAACGGACTAGTTGAACAATACGTGTAA